A single Candidatus Thalassolituus haligoni DNA region contains:
- the trkA gene encoding Trk system potassium transporter TrkA, with protein MKIIILGAGQVGGTLAENLAVEHNDITVVDTDQVRLRELQDRIDIKTVAGHGSYPYVLREAGADDADMLVAVTNSDETNMVACQVAYSLFRTPTKISRIRSSAYLKQPDLFRIDAFPIDVLISPEQVVTNYIRRLLEYPGALQVLDFADERVQLVAVKAYYGGPLVGQAIQQLKSHLPDVDTRVAAVFRRGKAIEPTGDTVIEADDEVFFVAANAHIKKVMAELRRSEDSYKRIIIAGGGNIGYRLARALEKDYHIKLLEHDRARARFLSENLNRAVVLMGSATDKALLEEENIENTDVFCALTNDDEVNIMSSLLAKRLGARKVMTLINKAAYVDLVQGGTIDVAISPQQATIGSLLTHVRRGDVVNVHSLRRGAAEAIEAIAHGDSLSSKVVGKAIREIQLPPGTTIGAIVRGEEVIMATSEVVVESDDHVILFVMDKRHIADVERLFQVGLGFF; from the coding sequence ATGAAAATTATTATTCTGGGGGCTGGCCAGGTCGGCGGCACACTGGCTGAAAACCTTGCGGTTGAGCACAATGACATCACGGTGGTCGATACCGACCAGGTGCGGCTGCGCGAGCTGCAGGATCGTATCGACATCAAGACCGTTGCGGGCCATGGCTCTTACCCCTACGTTTTGCGCGAAGCCGGGGCTGACGATGCCGACATGCTGGTGGCCGTTACCAACTCCGATGAAACCAATATGGTGGCCTGCCAGGTGGCCTACTCGCTGTTCCGCACACCAACCAAAATCAGCCGGATTCGCTCCAGCGCTTATCTCAAGCAACCGGATCTGTTCCGCATTGATGCTTTCCCCATTGACGTACTGATTTCCCCGGAGCAAGTGGTTACCAACTACATCCGCCGCTTGCTGGAATACCCCGGTGCCTTGCAGGTACTCGATTTTGCCGACGAGCGGGTACAGCTGGTGGCCGTCAAAGCCTATTACGGCGGCCCGCTGGTGGGTCAGGCGATCCAGCAATTAAAAAGCCATTTGCCCGATGTTGATACCCGTGTGGCGGCCGTATTCCGGCGCGGCAAGGCGATTGAGCCGACCGGTGATACCGTCATCGAAGCCGATGACGAAGTGTTCTTTGTGGCTGCCAACGCTCATATCAAAAAAGTAATGGCAGAGCTGCGCCGCAGCGAAGATTCCTACAAGCGCATTATTATTGCCGGTGGTGGCAACATTGGTTATCGACTCGCACGGGCGCTGGAAAAGGATTACCACATCAAGCTGCTGGAACATGACCGGGCACGGGCACGGTTTCTCAGCGAAAACCTCAACCGCGCCGTCGTATTGATGGGCAGCGCCACCGACAAGGCGCTGCTGGAAGAAGAAAACATTGAGAATACCGATGTATTCTGCGCCCTCACCAACGATGACGAGGTCAATATCATGTCGTCGTTACTGGCCAAGCGGCTTGGTGCCCGCAAGGTAATGACCCTGATCAACAAGGCCGCCTATGTTGACCTGGTGCAGGGCGGCACCATTGACGTCGCCATCTCTCCCCAGCAGGCCACCATTGGCAGCCTGTTAACCCACGTCCGGCGTGGCGACGTGGTCAACGTCCACTCATTACGGCGCGGTGCCGCCGAAGCCATTGAAGCCATCGCCCATGGCGACAGCCTCTCTTCCAAGGTCGTGGGTAAGGCCATTCGTGAAATCCAGCTGCCACCAGGCACCACCATTGGTGCCATCGTGCGTGGTGAAGAAGTAATTATGGCGACCTCGGAAGTAGTCGTGGAGTCCGATGATCACGTCATCCTGTTCGTGATGGACAAACGTCATATTGCCGATGTGGAACGACTGTTCCAGGTTGGCCTGGGTTTCTTCTAA
- the rsmB gene encoding 16S rRNA (cytosine(967)-C(5))-methyltransferase RsmB gives MSRTHPLLSTPTRDPRALAAIGLYLVEGGQSLNTLLPTLEGQVDDVDRGFLRDLLLGSCRYYFRLNAIAKILLSNSFNDEQEVMHCLLIVGLYQLEIQHKAAHAAVHATVDACDELGHGQARVVINACLRRYQREQPLLSAQLADNPVTATSHPKWLVKMLTKAWPAQWSDILHNNNQLPPLCLRVNRRHAERDAYLAQLQAQGIEARSAPFSHQGIYLRDRCDVTTLPGFADGDVSVQDEAAQLAAELLAPEDGERILDACAAPGGKTCHLLELADINLTAVDLEPGRMVRVEENLARLKLSAQLISADVGDTDRWWDGELFDAILLDAPCSATGVIRRHPDIKLLRRREDIDPLVELQAQLLDACWRMLKPGGRLLYATCSVLPQENSQQIEAFVQRTQINIAGEARILPLDKPWGTACNAGRQLFPTADSTDGFYLALLHKQVTTASATEHGDSV, from the coding sequence TTGAGCCGAACTCACCCCCTGCTGTCTACGCCAACCCGTGATCCTCGCGCCTTGGCCGCTATTGGTCTGTATCTGGTCGAAGGCGGCCAGTCACTGAATACCTTGCTGCCAACGCTGGAAGGCCAGGTTGATGACGTCGATCGCGGTTTTCTGCGCGACTTGCTGTTGGGGAGTTGTCGTTATTATTTTCGCCTTAATGCCATCGCCAAAATATTGCTCAGCAATTCCTTCAACGATGAACAGGAAGTCATGCACTGCCTGCTGATCGTCGGCCTGTACCAGCTGGAAATCCAGCATAAGGCAGCCCATGCCGCAGTGCACGCCACCGTCGATGCCTGTGACGAACTGGGCCATGGCCAAGCCAGAGTGGTGATCAACGCCTGCCTGCGCCGCTATCAACGCGAACAACCGCTGCTGTCAGCGCAACTGGCCGACAACCCGGTGACCGCCACCAGCCACCCCAAGTGGCTGGTAAAAATGCTGACCAAAGCCTGGCCAGCACAATGGTCTGATATTCTGCACAACAACAACCAGCTGCCACCGCTCTGCTTGCGGGTAAACCGCCGCCACGCTGAACGCGACGCCTATTTAGCGCAACTGCAGGCACAAGGGATCGAGGCTCGCTCGGCACCGTTCTCCCATCAGGGGATTTATCTGCGCGACCGCTGTGATGTCACCACCCTGCCCGGCTTTGCCGACGGCGATGTCAGCGTGCAAGACGAAGCCGCCCAGCTGGCCGCCGAGTTGCTCGCACCCGAGGATGGCGAACGGATTCTGGATGCCTGCGCGGCTCCCGGTGGTAAAACCTGCCACCTGCTGGAACTGGCCGATATTAATCTGACCGCCGTCGATCTCGAACCCGGCCGCATGGTCAGAGTCGAAGAAAATCTTGCTCGTCTGAAGCTCTCCGCCCAACTCATCAGTGCCGACGTCGGCGACACAGATCGCTGGTGGGATGGCGAGCTGTTCGATGCCATCTTGCTGGACGCCCCCTGTTCCGCCACCGGCGTGATTCGTCGTCACCCGGATATCAAGCTGTTGCGGCGACGGGAAGATATTGACCCATTGGTCGAGCTGCAGGCGCAGCTGCTGGATGCCTGCTGGCGAATGCTGAAACCCGGTGGTCGACTGCTGTATGCCACTTGCTCAGTATTGCCACAGGAAAACAGCCAGCAAATTGAAGCCTTTGTACAACGGACGCAGATCAACATCGCAGGCGAAGCCCGTATTTTGCCACTGGACAAGCCATGGGGAACGGCCTGTAATGCCGGACGCCAGCTGTTCCCGACTGCGGACAGCACCGATGGCTTTTATCTGGCGTTGTTACACAAACAGGTGACAACCGCATCCGCCACTGAACATGGGGACTCTGTGTAG
- the fmt gene encoding methionyl-tRNA formyltransferase, which produces MALRIVFAGTPDFAATHLHALIASEHDIVGVYSQPDRPAGRGKKLQPSPVKQLALQHHLPVLQPLNFKTPASVEQLAALNADVMIVVAYGLILPNVVLDTPKYGCLNVHASLLPRWRGAAPIQRCIEAGDKLTGITIMQMDVGLDTGDMLSKVTTGILSDDTGGSLHDRLAAMGPPVLLETLHQLEAGTLMPEKQNNALANYAHKLTKEEALIDWQQPADELALRVRAFNPFPMAYTLLGSERIRVLAATSLTTNTLQPANGAEGAAEGAEAAMTPAPPGSSGSVPGTIVTVSHEGLDIACAEGLLRLTRVQLAGKKPMNVADIINGQPQLFQPNYVLASSL; this is translated from the coding sequence ATGGCGCTGCGAATCGTCTTTGCCGGTACGCCGGATTTTGCCGCGACCCATCTGCACGCGCTGATCGCCAGCGAGCATGACATTGTTGGTGTTTACAGTCAGCCGGATCGTCCCGCCGGGCGGGGCAAAAAACTGCAGCCCAGCCCGGTCAAGCAGTTGGCGCTGCAACACCACCTGCCGGTATTGCAGCCGCTGAACTTCAAGACGCCTGCTAGCGTCGAGCAGCTCGCCGCATTAAACGCCGATGTGATGATTGTGGTTGCCTATGGCCTGATTCTGCCCAACGTCGTACTGGATACCCCGAAATACGGCTGTCTCAACGTCCATGCCTCCTTGCTACCACGCTGGCGCGGTGCCGCACCGATTCAGCGCTGCATCGAAGCGGGCGACAAACTCACGGGCATCACTATCATGCAGATGGATGTCGGCCTCGATACCGGCGACATGTTGAGCAAAGTCACCACCGGCATCCTCAGTGATGATACCGGCGGCAGCTTGCACGACCGACTGGCCGCCATGGGCCCGCCGGTGCTATTGGAAACGCTGCACCAACTCGAAGCCGGAACCCTGATGCCGGAAAAGCAGAATAACGCCCTCGCCAACTATGCCCACAAGCTGACCAAAGAAGAAGCGCTGATCGACTGGCAACAACCAGCGGATGAGCTGGCGCTAAGAGTGCGCGCCTTTAACCCTTTCCCGATGGCCTACACCCTGCTCGGTAGCGAGCGCATCCGGGTATTGGCGGCCACGTCACTGACGACCAACACATTGCAACCAGCAAATGGGGCAGAGGGTGCGGCAGAGGGTGCAGAGGCAGCCATGACACCGGCACCGCCTGGAAGCTCTGGCTCCGTTCCTGGAACCATCGTGACAGTCAGTCATGAAGGGCTGGACATCGCCTGTGCCGAAGGTCTGCTACGGTTGACCCGTGTGCAACTGGCAGGCAAAAAACCCATGAATGTGGCCGACATCATCAATGGTCAGCCGCAGCTGTTTCAACCCAACTACGTACTGGCATCCTCCCTTTGA
- the def gene encoding peptide deformylase — MAILEILEYPDPRLRTVAAPVTQVDERIRSIINNMFDTMYDAPGIGLAATQVNVHERIITIDVSEDKTEPLVFINPEIQVLEGELETMQEGCLSVPGFYEDVTRIEHCLVKAIDKDGQPFELECTGLLAVCIQHEVDHLEGKLMVDYISPLKRNRIKDKLEKKHKAEARQGKR, encoded by the coding sequence ATGGCCATTCTGGAAATACTTGAGTATCCCGACCCACGTTTGCGCACTGTCGCCGCGCCGGTCACACAGGTTGATGAGCGTATCCGCTCGATCATCAACAATATGTTCGACACCATGTACGACGCACCCGGCATTGGTCTGGCTGCGACGCAGGTTAATGTCCACGAGCGCATCATTACGATTGATGTGAGCGAAGACAAGACCGAACCGCTGGTGTTTATCAATCCTGAGATCCAGGTCCTCGAAGGGGAGCTGGAAACCATGCAGGAAGGTTGTCTGTCGGTGCCGGGGTTTTATGAAGATGTTACCCGCATCGAGCATTGCCTGGTCAAGGCGATCGACAAGGACGGCCAACCGTTCGAGCTGGAGTGTACCGGCCTGTTGGCGGTCTGTATCCAGCATGAAGTCGATCACCTCGAAGGCAAGCTGATGGTCGATTACATTTCGCCGCTGAAGCGTAATCGCATCAAGGACAAGCTGGAGAAAAAGCATAAGGCTGAAGCACGCCAGGGCAAACGCTGA
- a CDS encoding LysM peptidoglycan-binding domain-containing protein → MSKTIKRLLFAALICVTANVSALQLLPNAPQEYVVVKGDTLWDISARYTNNPWKWPEIWYQNPQISNPHLIFPGDVIGLVTIDGQTRVSVVSRGDASRTVKLSPGMVKLQPTARIESIESAIPAIPAGAIRSYLREHRVVDGEVLRNSPRILSGVDDHLLMGAGSSVYARGNFRLHNANAFGIFRQGQLYKDPETDEILGLEAIDIGLARVIARDDDIATIELDRTYQQVAVGDVLLPTEDRELVTQFFPKSPEHKVVGQILAVSGGVSQVGQFDVVVLNRGERDYLEPGDVLVINKAGAVVFDRVADEKVRMPEERAGTMMVFRTFEKLSYALIMRATRPLRVGDKFVNP, encoded by the coding sequence ATGAGCAAAACCATCAAGCGCCTGCTGTTTGCCGCGCTGATTTGTGTAACGGCGAATGTTTCGGCGTTGCAGCTGTTGCCGAACGCACCTCAGGAGTACGTGGTTGTGAAAGGCGATACCCTTTGGGATATTTCTGCTCGCTATACCAACAACCCCTGGAAGTGGCCGGAAATCTGGTATCAGAACCCGCAAATCAGCAATCCTCACCTGATTTTTCCGGGTGATGTGATTGGTCTGGTTACCATCGACGGTCAGACCCGCGTCAGTGTGGTTAGCCGGGGGGACGCCAGTCGCACGGTGAAACTCAGCCCCGGCATGGTCAAATTGCAGCCAACGGCACGGATAGAATCGATTGAATCGGCGATTCCGGCGATTCCGGCTGGGGCCATCCGCAGTTATCTGCGTGAGCACCGGGTCGTTGATGGTGAAGTCTTGCGTAATTCGCCGCGTATTCTGTCGGGTGTTGATGACCATTTGCTGATGGGCGCTGGCAGCTCGGTGTATGCGCGCGGCAATTTCCGTCTGCACAACGCCAATGCGTTTGGCATTTTCCGCCAGGGCCAACTGTATAAAGACCCCGAGACCGACGAAATTCTGGGCCTTGAGGCCATCGATATTGGTCTGGCACGAGTGATTGCCCGTGATGACGACATTGCCACCATTGAACTGGATCGGACTTATCAACAAGTGGCCGTGGGTGACGTGTTGTTGCCGACCGAAGACCGTGAGCTGGTGACCCAGTTTTTCCCCAAAAGCCCCGAACATAAGGTCGTCGGTCAGATTCTGGCGGTATCCGGTGGTGTTTCCCAGGTCGGACAGTTTGATGTGGTGGTATTAAACCGGGGTGAGCGCGACTACCTTGAGCCGGGCGATGTACTGGTGATCAACAAAGCTGGTGCGGTAGTTTTTGACCGGGTCGCGGATGAAAAAGTCCGCATGCCGGAAGAGCGTGCTGGCACCATGATGGTGTTCCGCACTTTCGAAAAACTGTCCTACGCGCTGATCATGCGGGCGACACGTCCGCTGCGGGTCGGGGACAAGTTCGTTAATCCCTGA
- the dprA gene encoding DNA-processing protein DprA, with the protein MDELLSAWWRLRQVRGVGATTLYQLRDLLGSLDALPACSTSDLLALGLKPAVVQQFQQQPLTAAFDALLEWQKTPGQGLLTCDDPCYPPALASLTDAPLWLYWRGNPVVLQQPLVAMVGSRNPTPYARDWARQCAADLARAGVCVVSGLALGIDGAAHQGALEGAGSTIAVLGCGADVVYPKRHRPLYEQIYQRGLILSELPEGTQPQASFFPGRNRIVSGLCGAVIVVEAATKSGSLITARLAAQQGRDVMALPGAVTNPLAAGCHQLIRDGALLVRDATDVLQELDMLCLTPPASEPALQPSVPPLVTELDFASTTSLDVLAIRTGESVSTLMASLLELELEGWLTQEPGGYRRLR; encoded by the coding sequence ATGGACGAGCTGTTATCTGCCTGGTGGCGACTGCGTCAAGTACGTGGCGTCGGTGCCACCACGCTCTACCAATTACGCGACCTGCTGGGCAGTCTTGATGCCTTGCCTGCTTGCTCCACCAGCGACTTGCTGGCACTGGGTCTGAAACCCGCCGTCGTGCAGCAATTTCAGCAACAACCCCTGACCGCCGCATTTGATGCCCTGCTGGAATGGCAAAAAACACCCGGTCAGGGGTTATTAACCTGCGATGACCCGTGTTATCCACCCGCCCTGGCCAGCCTGACGGATGCCCCCTTGTGGCTCTACTGGCGCGGCAATCCAGTGGTGTTGCAACAGCCGCTGGTAGCGATGGTCGGCAGTCGTAATCCAACCCCTTATGCTCGAGACTGGGCCAGACAATGCGCTGCCGATCTGGCGCGGGCGGGTGTTTGTGTGGTCAGCGGGTTGGCACTGGGTATCGACGGTGCTGCCCATCAGGGCGCACTGGAGGGGGCTGGCAGCACCATTGCGGTGCTCGGTTGTGGTGCCGATGTGGTTTATCCGAAACGCCATCGCCCCCTGTACGAACAGATTTATCAACGCGGGCTGATTTTGTCGGAACTGCCTGAGGGCACCCAGCCACAGGCGTCGTTTTTCCCCGGCCGCAACCGCATTGTCAGTGGCTTGTGCGGCGCGGTGATTGTGGTCGAAGCCGCGACCAAAAGCGGCTCGTTGATTACTGCTCGACTGGCCGCCCAACAGGGCCGGGATGTGATGGCCTTGCCCGGTGCTGTCACCAACCCGCTCGCTGCGGGCTGTCATCAACTGATTCGCGACGGTGCGCTGTTGGTGCGCGATGCCACCGACGTACTGCAAGAACTGGATATGCTCTGTCTGACTCCACCGGCCAGCGAACCGGCGCTCCAACCGTCGGTTCCGCCATTGGTAACCGAGCTGGACTTTGCCTCGACCACCAGCCTGGATGTGCTGGCCATTCGTACTGGCGAATCGGTCTCCACGCTGATGGCCAGCCTGCTGGAGCTGGAACTCGAAGGCTGGCTGACGCAGGAGCCGGGCGGTTATCGGCGTTTGCGCTGA
- a CDS encoding helix-turn-helix domain-containing protein has product MSKRDIGAEILGGIREIQQYKKGTVQLKTTALSEPSPPQVIRSKLKMSQSAFAGVSMRTLQDWEQGRREPPGPAVALLRIAEQHPEVFTQLY; this is encoded by the coding sequence ATGAGTAAGCGAGATATTGGTGCTGAGATTCTGGGTGGCATTAGAGAAATTCAGCAGTACAAGAAAGGTACGGTTCAATTAAAAACCACAGCGCTTTCGGAGCCTTCACCACCACAAGTGATCCGCTCAAAGCTCAAAATGTCTCAATCAGCATTTGCGGGGGTTAGTATGCGTACGCTCCAAGATTGGGAGCAGGGCCGCCGCGAACCGCCAGGCCCGGCTGTGGCCCTGCTACGTATTGCAGAACAACACCCGGAAGTCTTTACTCAACTGTACTAA
- a CDS encoding transcriptional regulator — MYTIIETPTFKNDVERIWSEDERGEFCTWIAANPNEGDVIPNSGGCRKIRWSKRGAGKRGGVRVIYYTKLANGEIWLLVIYSKSVKENIPTHILKSIREVIENE; from the coding sequence ATGTACACAATTATTGAAACTCCTACATTTAAAAATGATGTAGAGAGAATTTGGTCAGAAGATGAGCGCGGTGAATTTTGCACTTGGATTGCGGCAAATCCCAATGAGGGTGATGTCATTCCAAATAGTGGAGGTTGTCGAAAAATCCGATGGTCAAAGCGAGGTGCTGGCAAACGAGGTGGTGTAAGAGTTATTTACTATACAAAGCTAGCTAATGGCGAAATTTGGTTGCTAGTAATTTACAGCAAGTCCGTAAAAGAAAATATACCTACTCATATTCTTAAATCAATTCGCGAGGTAATTGAAAATGAATAA
- a CDS encoding helix-turn-helix domain-containing protein: protein MNKSQIMSGEELGEKLLLSVREMQAGNAARTTKVEPNDVAKARLKTGLSQTQFASALQISARTLQEWEQGRRQPSGAAKALINIAFRHPEVIQEEVQANG, encoded by the coding sequence ATGAATAAATCCCAAATAATGTCAGGCGAAGAGCTTGGCGAAAAGTTACTCCTGTCAGTTCGTGAAATGCAAGCTGGCAATGCCGCTCGCACGACCAAAGTAGAGCCTAACGATGTAGCCAAAGCTAGGCTGAAAACGGGCTTATCTCAAACGCAATTTGCATCAGCATTACAAATTTCTGCTCGTACCTTGCAAGAATGGGAGCAAGGCCGTAGACAGCCTTCAGGTGCAGCCAAAGCTTTAATTAACATAGCGTTTCGCCACCCTGAAGTTATTCAAGAAGAAGTTCAGGCGAACGGCTGA
- a CDS encoding type II toxin-antitoxin system RelE/ParE family toxin: MILWEEESLNDREKIFEFLYDFNPGVAEKTDEIIEAKVVNLLEQPLTGVQRDGIRGRLLIIPDILMIVSYGVEGSMIRVMRVLHQKQKFPID; encoded by the coding sequence ATGATTTTATGGGAAGAAGAGTCGCTGAATGATCGTGAGAAGATCTTTGAGTTTCTTTATGACTTTAACCCTGGCGTCGCTGAAAAAACTGACGAAATCATTGAAGCTAAAGTAGTAAATCTACTTGAACAACCTTTAACGGGTGTTCAACGTGATGGCATTAGAGGACGGCTGCTCATTATTCCCGACATTTTAATGATCGTTTCCTACGGGGTTGAAGGCTCAATGATTCGCGTAATGCGAGTTCTACACCAGAAGCAAAAATTCCCCATCGACTGA
- a CDS encoding type II toxin-antitoxin system RelB/DinJ family antitoxin produces MDTRIQFRVDDEIKRLAQQMAESQGRTLSDACRELTEQMAEQQRKALSHDAWLTEQVNLAFEKFDSGKTLFIDHETAKTRIAERKAKIRSRDQ; encoded by the coding sequence ATGGATACCAGAATTCAATTTCGTGTTGATGACGAAATTAAACGCTTGGCTCAGCAAATGGCTGAGAGCCAAGGTCGCACACTCAGCGATGCTTGCCGAGAACTCACTGAGCAAATGGCAGAGCAACAAAGAAAAGCATTATCTCATGACGCTTGGTTAACTGAACAAGTAAACCTAGCATTTGAGAAATTTGACTCAGGAAAAACTTTATTCATCGACCATGAAACAGCAAAAACGAGAATAGCTGAACGAAAGGCTAAAATTCGCAGCCGAGATCAATAA
- a CDS encoding L-threonylcarbamoyladenylate synthase: MSYYLNTWHLQQACRAINSGGVIAYPTEAVWGLGCHPADERAIERVLALKQRPWQKGLVVVAASLSQLDDWLLPLSSQDEAQVRASWPGPVSWVLPCRDEVSPLLRGTHSSLAVRISDHPLVSALCQQVGPLVSTSANPAGAEPARTALKVRQYFADDLDYLLPGVLGGRRQPSEIRTLDGTRLR; encoded by the coding sequence TTGTCTTATTACCTCAATACCTGGCATTTGCAGCAGGCTTGCCGTGCGATTAACTCGGGCGGTGTTATTGCTTACCCTACCGAAGCGGTCTGGGGTCTGGGTTGTCATCCGGCAGATGAGCGTGCGATTGAGCGGGTGTTGGCCTTAAAACAGCGGCCATGGCAAAAAGGGCTGGTGGTGGTGGCTGCTTCGCTATCGCAGTTGGATGACTGGCTCTTACCCTTGAGCAGCCAGGATGAAGCGCAGGTGCGCGCCAGTTGGCCCGGGCCGGTATCCTGGGTGTTGCCTTGCCGGGATGAGGTTAGCCCGTTGCTGCGAGGGACGCATTCATCGCTGGCGGTGCGTATTTCTGATCATCCGCTGGTGTCGGCCTTGTGCCAGCAAGTCGGGCCGCTGGTGTCGACCTCGGCTAACCCTGCCGGGGCCGAACCTGCTCGTACAGCACTGAAAGTCCGGCAGTATTTTGCCGATGATCTGGATTATTTACTGCCCGGTGTACTGGGTGGCCGTCGTCAACCTTCCGAAATTCGAACTCTGGACGGCACGCGCTTGCGCTGA
- the hemF gene encoding oxygen-dependent coproporphyrinogen oxidase, producing MTDHSHCDVDAVKAFLLDLQDRICAALEQQDGSARFSEDSWERDEAEGALQLLGGGRTRVIANGAVIEKGGVNFSHVRGQTLPASATANRPELAGRSFQALGVSLVIHPENPYVPTSHANVRLFVAEKAGEAPVWWFGGGFDLTPFYPYEEDVVHWHQTAKDLCAPFGDEVFPTYKQWCDEYFFLKHRNETRGVGGLFFDDLNEWDGAQDFARSFAFMQAVGNGFIDAYVPIVARRKAQPWGERERKFQCYRRGRYVEFNLVFDRGTIFGLQTGGRTESILMSLPPVVHWDYDWQPEAGSAESRLYTDFLPHKDWV from the coding sequence ATGACCGATCACAGCCACTGCGATGTCGACGCAGTCAAAGCTTTTTTACTCGATTTACAGGATCGTATCTGTGCTGCGCTGGAGCAGCAGGATGGCAGCGCTCGCTTCAGCGAGGACAGCTGGGAGCGGGATGAAGCAGAGGGTGCCTTGCAGTTGCTCGGCGGTGGCCGTACCCGAGTGATCGCCAACGGCGCGGTCATCGAAAAAGGCGGCGTCAATTTTTCCCATGTGCGCGGGCAAACCTTGCCTGCCTCCGCTACCGCTAATCGACCGGAGCTGGCCGGGCGCAGTTTTCAGGCCTTGGGTGTCTCGTTAGTGATTCACCCTGAAAACCCCTACGTTCCTACATCACATGCCAACGTGCGGCTGTTTGTGGCCGAAAAAGCCGGTGAAGCGCCGGTCTGGTGGTTTGGCGGTGGTTTTGACCTGACTCCCTTCTATCCTTACGAAGAGGATGTGGTGCATTGGCACCAGACAGCCAAAGACCTGTGCGCACCCTTCGGTGATGAGGTCTTCCCGACATACAAACAGTGGTGTGATGAATACTTTTTTCTTAAGCATCGTAACGAAACTCGCGGGGTTGGCGGGTTGTTTTTTGATGATCTGAATGAGTGGGATGGTGCGCAGGATTTTGCCCGGAGTTTTGCTTTTATGCAGGCGGTGGGGAATGGCTTTATCGATGCCTATGTGCCGATTGTGGCGCGCCGCAAAGCCCAGCCCTGGGGGGAGCGTGAACGCAAGTTCCAGTGCTATCGCCGTGGGCGGTATGTCGAATTTAATCTGGTGTTTGATCGGGGTACTATTTTTGGTCTGCAAACCGGTGGCCGTACCGAATCGATTCTGATGTCCTTGCCACCGGTGGTGCATTGGGATTACGACTGGCAGCCAGAGGCCGGGTCGGCTGAGTCCCGTTTATACACTGATTTTTTGCCCCACAAAGACTGGGTCTGA
- the aroE gene encoding shikimate dehydrogenase, producing the protein MTDRYAVVGNPIGHSKSPAIHTAFAAQTGEDILYTALLLPLDGFEHQARLFFEHGGGCGLNITVPFKEDAYRLADDYTDRAKRAGAVNTLKKRPDGSLLGDNTDGAGLVLDLKRHSVPLANRRILLLGAGGAARGVLQPLLEEMPAELVIANRTQSKAEQLAADFSDLGAIRASTFADLSGPFDLIINGTSASLGGDLPPLADTLVAANTVTYDMMYGAQPTVFNAWASALGAAQTIDGLGMLVGQAAESFYVWRGKRPDVANVITMLKQDRRRG; encoded by the coding sequence ATGACAGATCGTTACGCCGTCGTCGGTAACCCCATAGGTCACAGCAAGTCACCGGCGATACATACCGCGTTTGCGGCGCAAACCGGTGAAGATATTCTATACACCGCTTTGTTGTTGCCACTGGATGGCTTCGAGCACCAAGCCCGGCTGTTTTTTGAGCATGGAGGCGGTTGCGGTTTGAATATTACCGTACCGTTCAAGGAAGATGCCTACCGGTTGGCCGATGACTATACCGACCGCGCCAAACGGGCGGGGGCAGTTAATACACTGAAAAAACGGCCAGATGGTTCCTTGTTAGGAGATAACACCGATGGCGCTGGTCTGGTACTGGATCTGAAACGCCACAGTGTGCCGCTGGCGAATCGCCGTATCTTGCTGCTAGGTGCCGGTGGAGCTGCCCGTGGTGTGTTGCAACCGCTGCTGGAAGAAATGCCTGCCGAACTGGTGATTGCCAACAGGACGCAAAGCAAGGCCGAGCAACTGGCTGCGGACTTCAGCGATCTGGGAGCGATCCGCGCCAGCACCTTTGCCGATCTGAGCGGGCCGTTCGATCTGATCATCAATGGCACCTCCGCCAGCCTGGGGGGCGATCTGCCACCTCTGGCTGATACGCTGGTGGCGGCCAATACCGTGACCTATGACATGATGTACGGCGCACAGCCAACCGTCTTTAATGCCTGGGCCAGTGCCCTCGGGGCCGCACAGACCATTGACGGTCTGGGGATGTTGGTAGGACAGGCCGCTGAATCATTTTACGTCTGGCGCGGTAAGCGCCCGGATGTGGCCAACGTGATCACGATGCTAAAGCAGGATCGTCGTCGCGGCTGA
- a CDS encoding type II toxin-antitoxin system RelE/ParE family toxin, whose amino-acid sequence MDIPGYQLHQLKGSRKGLWSIIVNGNWRVTFE is encoded by the coding sequence TTGGATATCCCTGGTTACCAGCTGCATCAGTTAAAAGGTAGCCGAAAGGGTCTGTGGTCAATTATTGTCAATGGTAACTGGCGTGTAACTTTCGAGTGA